In a single window of the Streptomyces sp. CGMCC 4.7035 genome:
- a CDS encoding response regulator transcription factor — protein sequence MIRVLLAEDMHMVRGALVALLGLEHDIDVVCEVENGDDIVPTALRHRPDVAIIDIDLPGIDGLTAAVRLREQLPGCRVLILTSMGRPGTLLRAISAQVNGYILKDAPPDELASAVRRVAAGQRVVDPQLALAAWGGQESPLTERETEVLRLAAKGAEPSEIAAELHLSTGTVRNYLTTITTKLNARNRVDAVLIAQESGWLL from the coding sequence GTGATTCGCGTACTGCTGGCCGAGGACATGCACATGGTCCGCGGGGCACTCGTGGCACTGCTCGGCCTGGAACACGACATCGACGTGGTCTGCGAGGTCGAGAACGGCGACGACATCGTGCCGACGGCGCTGCGGCACCGGCCCGACGTCGCGATCATCGACATCGATCTGCCCGGCATCGACGGGCTGACGGCCGCCGTCCGGCTGCGCGAGCAGCTGCCCGGGTGCCGCGTCCTCATCCTCACCAGCATGGGCCGGCCGGGAACCCTGCTGAGGGCCATCTCGGCGCAGGTCAACGGATACATCCTCAAGGACGCCCCGCCCGACGAACTGGCCTCGGCGGTACGCCGGGTGGCCGCCGGGCAGCGCGTGGTGGACCCGCAGCTGGCGCTGGCCGCGTGGGGCGGGCAGGAGAGCCCGCTGACCGAGCGCGAGACCGAGGTACTGCGGCTGGCGGCCAAGGGCGCGGAACCCTCCGAGATAGCGGCGGAACTCCACCTGTCCACCGGCACGGTCCGCAACTACCTCACCACCATCACGACCAAGCTCAACGCCCGCAACCGCGTGGACGCGGTCCTGATAGCCCAGGAGTCGGGTTGGCTGCTGTGA
- a CDS encoding sensor histidine kinase, giving the protein MLPGRRLARVILKWALFSFLLIAMLNILSVRLSPAADVFAFVALVVVFLIQIRHSAPGAGRRPAREKALTLGVQFLLTYLPLFVFHAQWGALGGFLAGSLLLLLPPRPAWILFVAVGLSMLVPPLVDGMRIVDSIYLCESTLLTGLVVYGLSHLAETVQELHDARGELARLAVVRERLRFARDLHDLIGFGLSAITLKSELVHRLIPAHPERAVQEVDDILAISRQSLTDVRRVASGFRDMSLAQEATSAESVLSAADVAVRVEVATGEVSRQVENALAAVLREAVTNVLRHSKATRCEIRVTTDRELVTLSVVNDGVETGRRAPSDYGGSGLGNLALRLGEIGGGLDSGALPDGTFRVRAVAPAAAPEPDGGPAAG; this is encoded by the coding sequence CGTGCGGCTCTCCCCCGCCGCGGACGTCTTTGCCTTCGTGGCGCTCGTCGTGGTCTTCCTCATCCAGATCAGACACTCCGCGCCAGGGGCGGGGCGGCGCCCGGCGCGTGAGAAGGCCCTCACCCTGGGCGTGCAGTTCCTGCTCACCTATCTGCCGCTCTTCGTCTTCCACGCCCAGTGGGGCGCACTCGGCGGCTTCCTCGCCGGCTCCCTGCTGCTCCTGCTGCCCCCGCGGCCGGCCTGGATCCTGTTCGTCGCCGTGGGGCTCAGCATGCTGGTGCCGCCGCTGGTGGACGGCATGAGAATCGTCGACTCGATCTACCTGTGCGAGTCCACGCTGCTGACCGGGCTCGTCGTGTACGGCCTCTCGCACCTGGCCGAGACGGTCCAGGAACTGCACGACGCCCGCGGGGAGTTGGCCCGTCTCGCGGTGGTCAGGGAGCGATTGCGCTTCGCCCGGGACCTGCATGACCTGATCGGCTTCGGGCTGTCCGCGATCACACTGAAGAGCGAGCTGGTGCACCGGCTGATCCCGGCGCATCCCGAGCGCGCCGTGCAGGAGGTCGACGACATCCTGGCCATCTCCCGCCAGTCCCTGACCGACGTACGCCGGGTGGCCAGCGGCTTCAGGGACATGTCGCTGGCCCAGGAGGCCACCTCCGCGGAGTCGGTGCTCAGCGCGGCCGATGTGGCCGTACGGGTCGAGGTGGCGACCGGGGAGGTCAGCAGACAGGTGGAGAACGCGCTGGCCGCGGTGTTGCGGGAGGCCGTCACCAACGTGCTGCGGCACAGTAAGGCCACCCGCTGCGAGATACGGGTCACCACCGACAGGGAACTGGTCACGCTGTCCGTCGTCAACGACGGTGTGGAGACGGGCCGGCGCGCTCCGTCCGACTACGGTGGCAGCGGGCTGGGGAACCTGGCACTGCGGCTCGGCGAGATCGGCGGCGGCCTGGACTCCGGCGCCCTGCCGGACGGCACCTTCAGGGTGCGGGCCGTCGCACCGGCCGCCGCGCCGGAACCCGACGGCGGCCCGGCCGCGGGATAA
- a CDS encoding NADH oxidase, whose amino-acid sequence MPRVVGSRALHLWSLREDVVVEVDADGRELVLRSGSGTERISRPDPLVREALRRMELGPVLLANVVARIDGGDEDGREERALLVLLPVLSRLSHLMVRTLSWEDLRGPLLSVVSTRPGAVFTPVRLPAQRLIRLIGGVSLTLEKAGFALNSAVSPHRVHLHRPEAVWVVGLLAWPVTPSHACAVLPLPPEVTWAMLNYLAAAGMTEDCEPAIAEP is encoded by the coding sequence ATGCCGCGGGTCGTCGGGAGTCGCGCCCTTCACCTGTGGTCGCTGCGTGAGGACGTGGTCGTCGAGGTCGACGCCGACGGCCGCGAGTTGGTGCTGCGCAGCGGGTCCGGGACCGAGCGGATCAGCCGGCCGGACCCGTTGGTGCGCGAGGCCCTCAGACGCATGGAGTTGGGGCCGGTGCTGCTCGCGAACGTGGTGGCCCGGATCGACGGCGGCGACGAGGACGGCCGGGAGGAGCGTGCGCTGCTCGTGCTGCTGCCGGTGCTGAGCAGGCTGTCCCATCTCATGGTGCGCACCCTGAGCTGGGAGGACCTGCGCGGCCCGCTGCTCTCGGTCGTGTCCACCCGGCCGGGCGCGGTCTTCACCCCAGTGCGTCTGCCGGCGCAGCGGCTGATCCGGCTGATCGGCGGCGTGTCGCTGACCCTGGAGAAGGCCGGGTTCGCCCTGAACAGCGCCGTGTCCCCGCACCGGGTGCATCTGCACCGCCCGGAGGCCGTCTGGGTGGTCGGCCTCCTGGCCTGGCCGGTCACCCCGTCCCACGCCTGCGCCGTACTGCCGCTGCCGCCCGAGGTGACTTGGGCGATGCTCAACTACCTCGCCGCGGCCGGCATGACGGAGGACTGCGAACCTGCGATCGCGGAACCCTAG
- a CDS encoding 2-oxoacid:acceptor oxidoreductase subunit alpha — MTVHTAGSTAGRPARRSGTVRRLNRVVIRFAGDSGDGIQLTGDRFTSQTASFGNDLATLPNFPAEIRAPAGTLPGVSSFQLHFADHDILTPGDAPDVLVAMNPAALKANIGDVPRGGEVIVDTDEFTPRALQKVGYAHSPLQDGSLDGYHVHPVPLTTLTVQALKDFGLSRKDAERSRNMFALGLLSWMYHRPTDGTEKFLKTKFAKRPEIAEANIAAVRAGWNFGETTEGFAVSYEVAPAAQAFPEGTYRNISGNLALAYGLIAASQQADLPLFLGSYPITPASDILHELSRHKNFGVRTFQAEDEIAAIGAALGAAFGGSLAVTTTSGPGVALKSETIGLAVSLELPLLILDIQRGGPSTGLPTKTEQADLLQAMYGRNGEAPVPVIAPRTPADCFDAALDAARIALTYRTPVFLLSDGYLANGSEPWRIPAIDELPDLHVQFAQGPNHTLDDGTEVFRPYKRDPRTLARPWAVPGTPGLEHRIGGIEKQDGTGNISYDPANHDFMVRTRQAKIDGIDVPDLDVDDPHQANTLVLGWGSTYGPITAAVRRLQAAGESIAQAHLRHLNPFPRNLGEVLRSYDRVLVPEMNLGQLAKLIRAKYLVDAESHTQVNGMPFKAEQLAQALKEAAHAR; from the coding sequence GTGACGGTTCACACAGCAGGCAGCACGGCGGGGCGGCCGGCACGCCGGTCCGGCACGGTCCGCCGTCTCAACCGGGTGGTCATCCGTTTCGCGGGCGACTCGGGCGACGGAATTCAGCTCACCGGTGACCGGTTCACCTCGCAGACCGCCTCATTCGGCAACGACCTCGCCACCCTGCCGAACTTCCCTGCCGAGATCCGCGCCCCCGCCGGCACCCTCCCCGGGGTCTCCTCCTTCCAGCTACACTTCGCCGACCACGACATCCTCACCCCCGGGGACGCGCCGGACGTCCTGGTCGCGATGAACCCGGCGGCCCTGAAGGCGAACATCGGCGACGTCCCGCGGGGCGGTGAAGTCATCGTCGACACCGATGAGTTCACCCCGCGGGCGCTGCAGAAGGTCGGCTATGCGCACAGTCCCCTCCAGGACGGCTCGCTGGACGGCTACCACGTGCATCCGGTGCCCCTCACCACGCTGACGGTGCAGGCACTGAAGGACTTCGGGCTGAGCCGCAAGGACGCCGAGCGCAGCCGGAACATGTTCGCGCTGGGCCTGCTGAGCTGGATGTACCACCGGCCCACCGACGGCACCGAGAAGTTCCTGAAGACGAAGTTCGCCAAGAGGCCGGAGATCGCCGAGGCCAACATCGCCGCCGTCCGCGCCGGCTGGAACTTCGGCGAGACGACCGAGGGCTTCGCCGTCTCCTACGAGGTCGCACCGGCGGCACAGGCCTTCCCCGAGGGCACCTACCGGAACATCTCCGGGAACCTGGCGCTCGCCTACGGCCTGATTGCGGCCTCCCAACAAGCCGATCTGCCGCTGTTCCTGGGCTCGTACCCGATCACGCCGGCCTCGGACATCCTGCACGAGCTGAGCAGGCACAAGAACTTCGGCGTGCGGACCTTCCAGGCCGAGGACGAGATCGCGGCCATCGGCGCGGCCCTGGGCGCCGCCTTCGGCGGCTCACTGGCGGTGACGACGACCTCCGGCCCGGGCGTGGCCCTCAAGTCGGAGACCATCGGACTCGCCGTATCCCTCGAACTCCCCCTGCTGATCCTCGACATCCAGCGCGGCGGCCCCTCCACCGGCTTGCCCACCAAGACCGAGCAGGCCGACCTGCTGCAGGCGATGTACGGCCGCAACGGCGAGGCCCCGGTCCCGGTGATCGCCCCCCGCACCCCCGCCGACTGCTTCGACGCCGCCCTCGACGCCGCCCGCATCGCACTCACCTACCGCACCCCCGTCTTCCTCCTGTCCGACGGCTACCTCGCCAACGGCTCCGAGCCCTGGCGCATCCCGGCGATCGACGAACTACCCGATCTGCACGTGCAGTTCGCGCAAGGCCCGAACCACACCCTGGACGACGGCACCGAAGTCTTCCGGCCCTACAAGCGCGACCCGCGCACCCTCGCCCGCCCCTGGGCCGTCCCCGGCACCCCAGGCCTGGAACACCGCATCGGCGGCATCGAGAAGCAGGACGGCACCGGCAACATCTCGTACGACCCCGCCAACCACGACTTCATGGTCCGCACCCGCCAGGCCAAGATCGACGGCATCGACGTACCGGACCTGGACGTCGACGACCCGCACCAGGCCAACACCCTCGTCCTCGGCTGGGGTTCGACGTACGGACCGATCACGGCGGCTGTACGGCGGCTGCAGGCAGCCGGGGAGTCGATCGCGCAGGCCCACCTGCGCCATCTCAACCCTTTCCCGCGCAACCTGGGCGAGGTGCTGCGGTCCTACGACCGTGTGCTCGTCCCCGAGATGAACCTCGGTCAGCTCGCCAAGCTGATCCGGGCGAAGTACCTGGTGGACGCCGAATCCCACACCCAGGTCAACGGCATGCCGTTCAAGGCCGAACAGCTAGCGCAGGCTCTCAAGGAGGCCGCCCATGCCCGCTGA